Proteins from one Candidatus Uhrbacteria bacterium genomic window:
- a CDS encoding VIT1/CCC1 transporter family protein: MRHHVPLARSYIREIVFGLEDSLVSTVGAVTGMAAGFTYPPLVVFAGTVLIVAEAFSMAAGSYLSSKVAGAVVHAEGEGDLLHPVLGAGIMGISYIVAGFVPILPYIFAGDEDRWQPLASVSIGLTLLSLLLLGVWSVRYTKRSLWKSVLEMVLVGGIAIALGYAVARLLTSLHLLSL; encoded by the coding sequence ATGCGGCATCACGTCCCTCTTGCACGTTCCTATATCCGCGAAATTGTTTTTGGTCTGGAGGACAGCCTGGTTTCTACCGTTGGCGCTGTCACCGGCATGGCGGCAGGATTTACCTACCCACCTCTCGTTGTCTTTGCAGGGACGGTTCTTATAGTGGCCGAAGCCTTTTCGATGGCAGCGGGGAGCTACCTCTCAAGCAAGGTGGCCGGCGCCGTTGTCCATGCCGAGGGCGAGGGCGACCTCCTCCACCCGGTGCTTGGAGCCGGTATAATGGGGATCTCGTATATCGTTGCGGGCTTCGTTCCTATTCTCCCCTATATCTTTGCAGGGGACGAGGACAGATGGCAGCCCCTCGCGTCCGTTTCCATCGGCCTCACGCTTCTTTCCCTCCTCCTTCTTGGTGTGTGGAGCGTGCGATACACGAAACGCTCGCTCTGGAAAAGCGTTCTTGAAATGGTTCTGGTTGGCGGTATCGCCATTGCGCTTGGGTATGCCGTTGCCCGGCTTCTTACTTCCCTTCACCTTCTCTCTCTATGA
- a CDS encoding YHS domain-containing protein yields MTIHRPEEEPTTCRVCLFALPEGTDFSVHYSDRDYRFCSAKCMKEFYDDPVKFLYKPEEAEE; encoded by the coding sequence ATGACCATCCACCGCCCAGAAGAGGAACCAACAACGTGCCGTGTGTGTCTTTTCGCCCTTCCCGAGGGGACGGATTTCTCTGTGCACTACAGCGACCGCGATTACCGATTTTGCAGCGCGAAATGCATGAAAGAATTTTACGACGATCCGGTGAAGTTTCTCTACAAACCTGAAGAAGCCGAGGAGTAG
- a CDS encoding aminotransferase class V-fold PLP-dependent enzyme, producing the protein MRDVYLDHAAATPMDPRVLEVMLPFLKESYGNPSSFHMKGKVVKDALEEARERVAAILGARADEILFTSGGTESDNLAVLGYARAHAGEGKHVVTTTFEHQAVLEAVAHLEKKEGFNVTRVAVSSEGLVDAEDVVRALRPETTLVSIMYANNEIGTIQPIAEIGRELPDKVALHTDACQAAGALPLGVEKLHVDLLTINGSKIYGPKGIGALYIKRGLKVTPLQFGGAQERGLRGGTEHVAGAVGLACALEIAQETVGKENERQGALRDRLAERILREIPKTRLNGHPMLRLPNNLNISFMDIEGEALVLYLDAAGIFVSTGSACTSASLDPSHVILSLGVPFEVAHGSIRFSLGRSTTQDDVDYVMEVLPPLVKKLRAISPVFVDDKYWKPKVATHV; encoded by the coding sequence ATGAGGGACGTGTATTTGGATCATGCGGCGGCGACCCCGATGGATCCTCGAGTGCTCGAGGTGATGTTGCCATTTCTCAAGGAGTCCTACGGAAACCCGTCGAGCTTTCACATGAAGGGGAAGGTGGTGAAAGATGCGCTTGAAGAGGCGCGCGAACGTGTCGCCGCGATTCTTGGTGCGCGGGCGGATGAGATTTTGTTTACCTCCGGTGGCACAGAGTCGGACAACTTAGCCGTGTTGGGGTATGCTAGGGCACACGCGGGTGAAGGGAAACATGTCGTCACAACAACGTTTGAACATCAGGCGGTGCTCGAGGCGGTGGCGCACCTGGAAAAGAAGGAGGGGTTTAACGTCACACGGGTTGCGGTAAGTTCCGAGGGATTGGTAGATGCGGAAGATGTTGTCCGCGCCCTGCGACCAGAGACGACACTCGTCTCGATCATGTACGCAAACAACGAGATTGGCACAATCCAACCTATCGCCGAAATAGGTCGAGAACTTCCCGACAAGGTCGCCCTCCACACGGATGCGTGTCAGGCAGCTGGGGCACTTCCACTTGGTGTGGAAAAGTTGCATGTGGATTTGCTCACGATTAACGGCTCAAAAATCTATGGGCCAAAAGGTATCGGAGCGCTCTATATAAAACGTGGGCTCAAGGTCACGCCGCTCCAGTTTGGGGGTGCGCAAGAGCGGGGATTGCGTGGCGGCACCGAGCATGTTGCCGGGGCCGTGGGGCTTGCGTGCGCGCTTGAGATTGCTCAAGAGACGGTGGGAAAAGAGAACGAGCGGCAAGGCGCTTTGCGCGATAGACTTGCAGAGAGGATTCTTCGCGAAATCCCAAAAACACGGTTGAACGGACACCCCATGTTGCGTCTCCCAAACAACCTCAATATTTCCTTTATGGACATTGAGGGGGAGGCTCTTGTTCTCTATCTCGATGCGGCAGGTATTTTTGTCTCCACCGGTTCGGCATGCACGAGCGCGTCGCTTGATCCAAGCCATGTTATTCTCTCACTTGGGGTGCCCTTCGAAGTGGCACACGGCTCGATTCGCTTTTCGCTTGGGCGAAGCACGACACAAGACGATGTAGACTACGTGATGGAAGTGCTCCCACCACTTGTAAAAAAACTTCGGGCGATCTCGCCGGTCTTCGTAGACGATAAATATTGGAAACCAAAAGTTGCCACACACGTATGA
- a CDS encoding iron-sulfur cluster assembly scaffold protein — MSGDVTSHDKKTSWFYSDIVKDHFFHPRNFLDGEPEAGSFNARGKVGSPACGDELQVWMQVDPATERIQTFRWKTFGCGSAIASTSMASVMVTEDDGMTLTAARKLRPQDIMARLGGLPPRKFHCSVLCDKALRDAINDYYRQTEQFDKIVAESARVIDPQAHVTDKDIEEAVLEGAATIEAVQAKTKVGIGNPEVLPAVEELIRFYKEKYFGTV, encoded by the coding sequence ATGAGCGGAGACGTGACAAGCCATGACAAAAAGACGAGCTGGTTTTATTCCGATATCGTGAAGGACCACTTTTTCCACCCACGTAACTTTTTGGATGGGGAGCCAGAGGCGGGAAGTTTTAACGCGCGCGGAAAAGTGGGATCTCCCGCCTGCGGCGACGAGCTCCAAGTATGGATGCAGGTGGATCCCGCAACGGAGCGCATCCAGACGTTTCGTTGGAAGACTTTTGGGTGTGGCTCGGCCATTGCGTCAACCTCTATGGCCTCGGTGATGGTGACGGAGGATGATGGCATGACGCTTACCGCGGCACGCAAACTTCGTCCGCAGGACATCATGGCGCGGCTTGGGGGACTGCCTCCGCGTAAGTTTCACTGTTCCGTGCTCTGCGACAAAGCGCTGCGCGACGCGATCAACGACTACTACCGCCAAACGGAGCAATTTGATAAGATCGTGGCCGAGTCCGCGCGGGTGATTGACCCACAGGCGCACGTGACCGATAAAGACATCGAGGAGGCCGTGCTGGAAGGAGCCGCAACGATTGAGGCGGTGCAGGCGAAGACGAAAGTCGGTATCGGCAACCCGGAAGTTTTACCCGCCGTAGAGGAACTCATTCGATTCTACAAGGAAAAATATTTTGGCACTGTATGA
- a CDS encoding ferredoxin produces the protein MKIRVVVDRDLCIGAASCVTIAPETFQLNDENLAVVLDHGTEPGGRTFERTLEVNEEEYENILLGAQSCPTLAISIFKEDGTKVFPDV, from the coding sequence ATGAAGATTCGTGTGGTGGTGGACCGAGATTTATGCATTGGGGCAGCGTCGTGCGTCACGATTGCGCCCGAGACGTTTCAACTAAATGACGAAAATCTCGCCGTCGTGCTTGATCATGGGACGGAACCGGGTGGACGCACGTTTGAGCGTACGCTTGAGGTGAATGAAGAGGAGTACGAAAATATTTTGCTTGGCGCCCAATCGTGCCCCACGCTTGCGATTTCTATTTTTAAGGAAGACGGGACAAAGGTATTCCCCGACGTATGA
- a CDS encoding NAD(P)/FAD-dependent oxidoreductase translates to MMRYVIVGAGIAGTTAAEEIRKRDPDGEIVLIGDEQHALYSRVLLPHYVKGKIPRERVFLKTDAWYRQQRIEYLRGERVVSFDARNNHVELESAREIPYDKLLLTTGGEPRCINGDARGVCYLQTLDDADHLCQLLGERETNDRAAVYGGGFIACEFLNIFDAVDVSVTCFHRGPWFWSQVLDQESGRLIHAKLLEHHVEVWPGTTLADMEVKEEKVVAHTTGAPCEVNMLGIGVGLARDLRWIEKGGVKTSAGVVTNRFLETSAPGVFAAGDICEYEDPFTGRQTLSGNWTAALMQGRAVGKTMAGERTEFRLVTSYATKIYDADIIFIGDTRRGLATRVEVTGRAGDGYVVQRFYDGEKLVGATLVGGNRDRKEITDTIGA, encoded by the coding sequence ATGATGCGCTATGTGATCGTGGGGGCAGGCATTGCAGGAACCACGGCGGCCGAGGAAATTCGCAAGCGCGACCCAGACGGAGAGATCGTTCTCATCGGGGACGAGCAGCATGCACTCTATTCCCGCGTGCTTTTGCCGCACTATGTGAAGGGAAAAATTCCGCGCGAGCGGGTCTTTTTGAAAACGGATGCGTGGTATAGACAACAGCGCATTGAATATCTACGCGGAGAACGGGTGGTTTCGTTTGATGCCAGGAACAATCACGTGGAACTGGAGAGCGCGCGGGAAATTCCCTACGACAAACTTCTTCTTACCACGGGTGGCGAGCCGCGATGTATCAACGGAGATGCGCGCGGTGTGTGCTATTTGCAGACGCTTGATGATGCCGACCATCTCTGTCAGTTACTCGGTGAGCGTGAGACAAATGACCGTGCTGCCGTGTACGGCGGAGGGTTTATTGCCTGCGAGTTTCTCAATATCTTTGATGCGGTCGACGTGTCTGTTACCTGCTTTCACCGTGGGCCGTGGTTCTGGTCACAGGTGCTTGACCAGGAAAGCGGGCGGCTCATTCACGCAAAATTATTGGAGCATCATGTGGAGGTATGGCCTGGGACGACGCTTGCAGATATGGAAGTGAAGGAAGAAAAAGTTGTGGCGCACACGACCGGAGCCCCCTGTGAGGTAAATATGCTGGGGATTGGGGTGGGGCTTGCACGTGATCTGCGTTGGATTGAAAAGGGTGGGGTGAAAACCTCGGCAGGAGTTGTGACGAATCGTTTTTTAGAGACAAGCGCTCCGGGGGTATTTGCTGCAGGAGATATTTGCGAGTATGAAGATCCTTTTACTGGACGGCAGACGCTTTCCGGGAATTGGACAGCGGCACTGATGCAGGGGCGTGCGGTGGGAAAAACGATGGCGGGGGAACGCACCGAGTTTCGTCTGGTCACGAGCTATGCAACAAAAATTTATGACGCAGACATTATTTTCATTGGCGATACACGGCGGGGGCTTGCCACACGCGTAGAGGTTACGGGGCGAGCGGGGGACGGGTATGTCGTTCAGCGTTTTTACGATGGAGAAAAGCTCGTGGGAGCGACGCTTGTGGGAGGGAACAGAGACCGCAAAGAAATCACGGACACCATCGGGGCTTGA
- a CDS encoding extracellular solute-binding protein, with amino-acid sequence MKRVLLFVLLLLILPGLGCRGGSKAAREALLTPVKLTWWGVFEDGTNYRKVIADYTTIHPNISISYRRFRSEEYEAALVRAFAEGRGPDIFSVHSTWLPKYQSLAQPMPPSVKVVYLEEQGRLKKEIVPVVREESTPSIRQLRDQFVEVVVDDVVRPYQSKPGGSAENRIWALPFFVDTMALYYNRDLLNTAGIAEPPEDWRTFQEDVKALTRINAEGVILQSGAGIGTGENVERSTDLLAAIMMQNGTEMRSRSTGQAAFANVPPGASNQDIPALDALRFYTDFANPLKEVYTWNDKRPSSFEAFANGTSAFFFGYSYHAAQIRGRNPKLDVAVTELPQIEGGRVVNVANYWVETVAKSSKQADAAWSFLAFATGKDHVTSYLESAKRPTALRSLIETQLESETLAPFASQVLTAQSWYRGRDVKSAEEALVDLLEDALTAEDPYAELRIAQNKVNQTL; translated from the coding sequence ATGAAACGCGTCCTTCTCTTCGTTCTCCTTCTGCTCATCCTCCCCGGCCTCGGCTGTCGAGGCGGTTCGAAGGCTGCACGCGAGGCGCTCCTTACTCCCGTAAAACTCACTTGGTGGGGCGTGTTTGAAGATGGAACAAATTACCGGAAAGTCATCGCAGACTACACCACGATCCACCCAAATATCTCTATAAGCTACCGCCGATTTCGGTCGGAAGAGTATGAAGCGGCGCTCGTGCGCGCCTTCGCCGAGGGACGCGGTCCGGATATTTTTTCGGTACACAGCACCTGGCTCCCCAAGTACCAATCGCTGGCACAACCCATGCCACCAAGCGTGAAAGTCGTCTACCTCGAAGAGCAGGGGCGTCTGAAGAAAGAGATTGTCCCTGTTGTTCGCGAGGAGTCCACTCCTTCCATCCGCCAGTTGCGTGACCAGTTTGTTGAGGTGGTGGTGGACGACGTCGTCCGTCCGTATCAGTCCAAGCCCGGCGGATCTGCAGAGAATCGCATTTGGGCCCTGCCGTTTTTCGTGGATACAATGGCCCTCTATTACAACCGTGATTTGTTGAATACCGCCGGTATCGCCGAACCGCCCGAGGACTGGAGAACGTTCCAAGAAGACGTGAAAGCCCTCACACGCATCAATGCGGAAGGAGTTATCCTCCAATCGGGGGCAGGAATCGGCACAGGAGAAAATGTGGAGCGGTCGACGGACTTGCTCGCCGCCATCATGATGCAAAACGGCACAGAGATGCGCAGCCGCAGTACTGGCCAAGCGGCCTTTGCAAATGTGCCGCCCGGAGCATCCAACCAAGATATTCCCGCGCTCGATGCTCTGCGTTTCTACACCGACTTTGCCAACCCACTCAAGGAAGTCTACACGTGGAATGACAAGCGCCCATCGTCATTTGAAGCTTTCGCCAATGGCACGAGCGCGTTCTTCTTTGGCTACAGCTATCACGCCGCGCAAATCCGCGGGCGCAACCCCAAACTCGATGTTGCCGTAACAGAGCTTCCACAAATCGAGGGTGGGCGCGTCGTAAACGTGGCCAACTACTGGGTGGAGACGGTGGCGAAGAGCAGCAAGCAAGCTGACGCGGCATGGAGTTTCCTGGCTTTTGCCACGGGTAAGGATCACGTGACATCGTACCTCGAAAGCGCCAAGCGGCCGACGGCGCTACGTTCCCTGATTGAGACGCAGTTGGAAAGTGAGACGCTTGCCCCGTTCGCAAGCCAAGTGCTCACGGCGCAAAGCTGGTATCGCGGGCGCGATGTAAAGTCCGCCGAGGAAGCGCTTGTGGATCTCCTCGAGGATGCTCTCACGGCCGAAGATCCTTACGCGGAGCTCCGCATCGCGCAGAATAAAGTCAACCAGACACTATGA
- a CDS encoding UTP--glucose-1-phosphate uridylyltransferase, with product MSAIRKLIIPVAGYGTRFLPATKAMPKEMLPIIDKPTIQYVVEEAVASGITDIILVTGASKRAVEDHFDYNYDLQNWLKKQGKEELRERMKEIADMANFTYVRQKGPYGNGTPVLNCRHLIGDEPFAVAWGDEFFSSRVPRLKQLMDTYERHPGIVLTGLKVGDEGKRRFAIVDPVAEVQKNVWEIRGLVEKPGPEKARSNIAALGGYILPPDIFEALQHTKVGKNGELWLVDAIIALAKHHPMYVKIVEGVYRDTGTKEEWLKTNIALAMESKEFRHTLKPFLKTLL from the coding sequence ATGTCCGCGATTCGCAAACTGATTATCCCCGTGGCTGGATACGGCACACGGTTTCTTCCGGCCACAAAGGCCATGCCAAAGGAAATGCTCCCCATCATTGATAAGCCGACGATCCAGTACGTGGTGGAGGAAGCCGTCGCAAGCGGGATTACCGACATCATCCTGGTGACGGGTGCATCCAAACGCGCCGTCGAAGACCATTTTGACTATAACTACGATCTCCAGAATTGGCTCAAGAAACAAGGCAAAGAAGAACTGCGCGAGCGTATGAAGGAGATCGCCGACATGGCGAACTTCACCTACGTGCGGCAGAAAGGACCATACGGCAATGGCACGCCGGTCCTCAACTGCCGACATCTGATTGGCGACGAGCCATTCGCCGTTGCATGGGGAGATGAGTTTTTTTCAAGTCGCGTGCCGCGGCTCAAGCAACTCATGGACACCTACGAGAGACACCCGGGCATCGTGCTCACGGGGCTCAAGGTCGGGGACGAAGGGAAGCGCCGTTTTGCCATTGTGGATCCGGTAGCCGAGGTGCAGAAGAACGTTTGGGAGATTCGTGGGCTCGTGGAAAAACCCGGACCGGAAAAAGCACGATCGAACATCGCCGCTCTTGGCGGATACATTCTCCCGCCGGACATTTTCGAGGCGTTGCAACACACCAAAGTTGGCAAGAACGGAGAGCTTTGGCTGGTGGACGCCATCATTGCGCTTGCCAAGCACCATCCGATGTACGTCAAAATCGTCGAGGGTGTCTATCGCGATACGGGCACAAAAGAAGAGTGGCTTAAGACGAACATTGCCCTTGCTATGGAATCTAAAGAATTCCGTCACACGCTCAAACCGTTCCTCAAGACCCTCCTATGA
- a CDS encoding YibE/F family protein, whose product MRQTLLAAVLLLAVFFPVIAMAEETPTPPDEYMKGRVESVMGPLETDYPFPTESILQIRVTVEGLPAPVEAEYAENPLSSFDDLQPGDRVVIVKTSAFAGEPRYIIQDFYRLPSLFLLTLLFVFLAVCIARWRAVTALAGLFCSLLILVYFTVPSIANGASPFLVATVSAFVIATVSITVAHGFSRQTLVALASTLLTLAAAVGFSVLAVSLSRMLGYGSEDAFSLQFSSTTFQNLRGLLLAGMIIGTLGVLDDVTTTQTAAIKEFADGGRETRSSLIRKGIAVGKEHVASLINTLALAYVGASLPLILLFSLNSDMMPKWAILNSEVISEEIVRTLVGSGALVLAVPLSTLLAAIYYSRRSRASV is encoded by the coding sequence ATGCGCCAAACTCTCCTTGCGGCTGTTCTTCTCCTTGCGGTATTTTTTCCCGTTATCGCTATGGCAGAGGAAACTCCCACCCCCCCTGATGAATACATGAAAGGACGGGTTGAATCCGTCATGGGACCGCTCGAAACAGATTACCCATTCCCCACGGAGTCCATCCTACAAATACGCGTCACGGTGGAGGGATTGCCCGCCCCCGTGGAAGCCGAATATGCGGAAAACCCCTTGTCCTCATTCGATGATTTACAACCGGGGGATCGCGTGGTGATCGTGAAAACCTCCGCCTTCGCCGGAGAACCACGTTACATTATTCAGGACTTTTATCGTCTTCCTTCCCTTTTCCTCTTGACACTTCTGTTCGTATTTCTCGCTGTGTGCATCGCGCGATGGCGCGCGGTCACGGCACTTGCTGGTCTTTTTTGTTCTCTGCTCATCCTTGTGTATTTCACCGTACCCTCTATCGCAAACGGCGCCAGTCCGTTTTTGGTCGCCACCGTAAGCGCCTTCGTGATCGCCACTGTGTCTATTACCGTCGCGCACGGATTTTCCCGCCAAACACTCGTTGCTCTGGCAAGCACCTTGCTTACCCTCGCCGCTGCGGTAGGTTTCTCTGTCCTCGCCGTTTCTCTTTCGCGTATGCTCGGGTACGGAAGCGAGGATGCCTTCTCGCTCCAGTTCTCCAGTACCACATTCCAAAACCTGCGCGGTCTCTTGTTGGCTGGAATGATTATCGGCACGCTTGGGGTGCTCGACGACGTCACCACGACACAGACCGCGGCTATAAAAGAGTTCGCCGATGGAGGTCGTGAAACGCGCTCATCGCTCATACGAAAAGGAATTGCTGTCGGTAAAGAGCACGTAGCCTCCCTTATCAATACCCTGGCTCTTGCCTATGTCGGAGCATCGCTCCCCCTCATTCTCCTGTTTTCCTTAAACAGCGACATGATGCCAAAATGGGCCATCCTTAATAGCGAAGTTATCTCGGAAGAAATTGTGCGCACGCTCGTGGGCAGCGGCGCTCTTGTCCTTGCTGTTCCGCTCTCCACACTGCTCGCAGCTATCTATTACAGCCGCCGGTCCCGCGCAAGTGTATAA
- a CDS encoding ZIP family metal transporter, with protein sequence MTLLYILTASIVSGLVALLLAFAILKGRLWSHDRSHLFLSFAAGTLLALSFLDLIPEAFESLEELRGGDVVESAALYVLLGFLLFYTIEKFILWYHCHHEHCEVHTSKSMILIGDTLHNFLDGIALATAFLVSPAVGVVTTIAIFSHEIPQEVADFSILLASGMKGSRALLANALSSLASIAGALATYTFATRLEMAVPVLTALTAGGFIYIAAADIIPEIHHERGRARLVRQFIAFLVGVGLLVFLTSQFAH encoded by the coding sequence ATGACCCTCTTATACATCCTTACGGCGAGTATCGTCTCCGGTCTCGTGGCGCTCCTTCTTGCCTTCGCCATTCTTAAGGGCCGGTTGTGGTCGCATGACCGCTCGCATCTATTTTTGAGCTTTGCCGCCGGCACACTCCTCGCTCTTTCGTTCCTGGACCTCATCCCCGAAGCCTTCGAGTCGTTGGAAGAACTACGCGGAGGGGATGTCGTAGAGAGTGCTGCTCTTTACGTCCTTTTGGGTTTTCTCCTCTTTTACACCATTGAAAAATTCATCCTCTGGTACCACTGTCACCATGAACACTGCGAAGTTCACACCTCTAAGTCCATGATCCTGATCGGCGACACCCTTCACAATTTTCTCGACGGCATCGCCCTCGCCACCGCGTTCCTTGTCAGTCCCGCCGTGGGAGTTGTCACCACCATTGCTATCTTCTCGCATGAGATTCCGCAGGAGGTCGCTGACTTTAGCATCCTGCTCGCGAGCGGCATGAAAGGGAGTCGCGCGCTTTTGGCAAACGCGCTCTCCTCGCTTGCGAGTATCGCGGGCGCCCTTGCCACCTACACGTTCGCCACACGCCTTGAGATGGCCGTCCCCGTCCTCACAGCGCTTACCGCTGGCGGTTTCATCTACATCGCCGCCGCCGACATCATCCCCGAAATCCATCACGAACGCGGGCGCGCGCGTCTTGTCCGCCAATTCATCGCCTTCCTTGTGGGCGTCGGCCTCCTTGTTTTCCTCACAAGCCAGTTCGCTCACTAG
- a CDS encoding Fic family protein, which produces MEKREKRIAHVSQRIWSLINQIDHLKGQWIGGAKLNPQALGRLKRSVLVTSSAASTRIEGATLSDEDVEKIIRGISVQKFKDRDKQEVQGYFELLSTVFDVWKQIPFNESMIKHSHKELLKYVDKDERHRGEYKKTENNVEMFEESGKSLGVVFKTTPAFLTPKQMQELVEWTISALDESEYHPLLIIGNFLLTFLAIHPFQDGNGRLSRILTNLLLLKAGYAYVPYVSHEKLVEDSKAEYYVALRKSQLTLASEYEDIEPWLEFFLTISLEQARQAIELLSHENIEKILSPKQLAVWRYLETADEATAGDIAKATGVARPTVSQAIDVLLRLKKIERIGQGRTTRYRKV; this is translated from the coding sequence ATGGAAAAGAGAGAGAAACGCATTGCGCATGTTTCGCAACGCATTTGGTCGCTTATCAATCAGATTGATCATCTTAAGGGTCAATGGATCGGTGGGGCAAAGCTTAATCCTCAAGCGCTTGGTCGACTGAAGCGTTCTGTTTTAGTGACTTCATCGGCGGCTTCGACGCGCATTGAAGGAGCGACACTGTCAGACGAAGATGTGGAAAAGATCATACGCGGGATTTCCGTACAAAAATTTAAGGATCGCGACAAGCAAGAAGTGCAGGGATACTTTGAATTGCTTTCCACGGTTTTCGATGTCTGGAAACAAATTCCGTTTAACGAGAGCATGATCAAGCACTCGCACAAAGAACTCCTTAAATACGTCGATAAGGACGAGCGCCACCGAGGCGAGTATAAAAAGACAGAAAACAACGTTGAGATGTTCGAGGAGTCAGGCAAGTCACTTGGCGTCGTATTCAAGACGACTCCTGCTTTCCTCACGCCCAAGCAGATGCAGGAGCTCGTCGAATGGACGATCTCTGCGCTGGATGAAAGCGAATATCACCCACTGCTCATCATCGGAAACTTTCTGCTGACCTTTCTTGCGATCCACCCGTTCCAGGACGGGAACGGCCGTCTCTCGCGCATTCTCACAAACCTCCTGTTGCTGAAAGCGGGATACGCCTACGTGCCGTACGTCTCCCACGAAAAGCTCGTCGAGGACAGCAAGGCGGAGTATTACGTAGCTCTACGCAAGAGCCAGTTGACGTTGGCAAGTGAGTACGAAGATATCGAACCCTGGCTTGAGTTCTTTTTGACTATCTCGCTTGAACAGGCGCGACAGGCTATTGAGTTACTGTCGCACGAAAACATTGAGAAAATCCTCTCCCCTAAACAGCTCGCCGTGTGGCGGTATCTTGAAACGGCGGATGAAGCAACGGCGGGAGATATCGCCAAAGCGACTGGAGTCGCGCGCCCGACTGTCTCGCAGGCGATCGATGTCTTGCTAAGGCTGAAAAAGATCGAGCGTATCGGACAGGGCCGCACGACGCGATATCGGAAAGTGTAA